agaagaaccatacaggaaaaaaaaaaatttaatctcacttcagctgaaaataaacagaaatcagGGActtgaggggaaaagaaaaaacaaccaacaaaaaaccccccccacacacacaaaacaaaacaaaaaaaaaccccaaacaaaacaccaaaactttAGATCAAGACATAACTAAGGATGTTTCACACTCAGACAATCCAAATTTTATATGTTTAAGACTTTATTCTTACAAGGTTAGCTGAACCTTTAAGATCAAAACCTTATTTCAAGTTGAAAAGTGACACAGTATTCTGTAATAACCATTAAGAACTACTACACTCACTTCACTGATTACAACCCAaatctctgaatatttttcccAAAATTCTAATTTCTGTCCCAAAAATTCACTTCTCATCTCTTCAATGACCATCAATATTCTGACCATCATCCTTACTATAGCCCACCTTTTCGGAAATACAACCAACCTTCAAAACTTAGCTTGAGAACCCTAGTTTTTGTCAAACTATTTTTCCAAGACCTTCTAAACAAAGACacacaaagcagcttttctgttcAATAAATTCATATGTGGTAAGAAGCACATctgtataattatttttagctgtcataaacaaaatctttttgtcttttttagctttttagcATATCCCAAGTATCATCTATTCAGCTGTCGTTTGCTTTCCTCATTTAGTCTTAGTATAAGTCTATGCCCATGttatttaggaaaacatatttttttcaaaattttcagCTGAACAAGTGAGTAACTTACACATTATAGTTTCTTTGGTTGATTTAGTGTACTGCTATTATACACAAGGCCTGCTTTCTCTCATACTGTACATTTGTACAGTTAGTTAACCCATACTTTAAGGGACTGAACAATTGTGTTGCAGACAAACATATATAGCAGTTGATACCTTGTTGTATAACTATAGAGTCCAgcctcagttttatttcagctctttctACAATCCTCTCTTCAACAGTATTATCAGTGATTAGTCGAAACACCCGTACTGGTTTCTTTTGACCAATACGATGCGCACGATCCTAACAAACATAAATCAATGAGTGTTCAGCAACAAAAACTCACAAGCAATAGACAGTTAGCTTGCAGAAACAGCAGACTGAAACTAGCATAGATTTCTTGGTTCCTTGCTTATTCAAGAGtatacaaaaatgtaaaaccagTATAGTAATATTTACTTATATCTGGCTATTACACCTTTTAAATTTGGGTCATTCAATAGTAATAAACACATGTGCCTTATTGTAAACGAACATAATTGAATGTCTGTCTAGACTGCAGCTGGAAAGTGGAAATACaacagtatatatatataaacacatctGTCCTGCTTCCAGACTCACTCTCCCACTTGAAGTAAGTATTGAAACTTCCGCATCCCTAGCTTGAGCATATTAATTCCATGGGCAAAGTCcatgcagccacagcttcaaTACTGTAGTTGTCCCAGGCTAATTACAGTGAAGCATCAATACACAGTTCACACAGTACAGGTACACAGCGAATGAAGTCATATGATGGACATACTATATTTATTTGTAACAAAACTTGTGTTTATTCTCTCTGGAAAACATGAATATTATTTTGTcctcttaaataaaaaagctaaaCAACTGGCCTTCAAGCTTGTTGGTACCAGGATTTTCTGACTGTGCTTTATGACTCATGTCATTAAATCTTTTACTGTCCTGCGTAATGttaatttcttcctgaaaatcCTACTAAAGCTCACGAATCACACTCATCAGTCTCCAGGAAGTTGGTCTACTATTGGTAGTCAGCATGCATATCAAAAGGATGAGTTATTCACAGTAAATACTTGATGTGTTTAAGTGCattaaaacaaccaaaaaaaaaaaaaaaaaggaaaaccacccacaacaacaaaacaaatatcCCAACTCCCAATCATGCAAGAATGATGATGTGATATTATTCCACATGAAAAATTATAGACTTGATTTTTTGATATTCAGCACTCAAATAGATTTTAGTATGAGTAACCCAAAGATAAGGTGGGACTTTTTCCCTGGTATCACCACCAAATGATTTTACATTTATGCAGAAACAAGGTGGGTTGCAAAAGCATAAGCTTCCCAAAAGGGAGGAATAAAAAGCTGCATGCTTTCAATTCTTTGCTATTATTAACAGCCCTCTGTTCTTTGTTCACTGTTGCCTCCTGGAAAGGCAAAATTAAGAGTAATTCTATGGCTAAATAATATTGATACAGCATTTTGACAAAGTAATCTTATTCAATTATGAGAATAAAGACacatttacagagaaaaatctaCAGTTTCTTTCACAATTCTGTTCATACTCTTTTTATTCAATTCCTTAGTTTCTTGGTAGTTAAtacaaaaagaacaataaaaatgcaagttCTGCAAACACATAAGATAGAACAACAACAACGTTAAACAAATGCATGTTATGGAGTTAACTCACCATGGCTTGCAGATCTACTTGAGGATTCCAATCTGAGTCATAGAGAATAACTACATCAGCAGTTGCCAAATTAATTCCAAGACCTCCAGCTCTGGTACTcagcatgaaaatgaatttaCTGCTGTTGGGAGCATTAAATGTGTCTATTGCttcctaaagaaaagaaaaagcatcattaAAGCAGAGTTTTCAAACAAGCTTCCAATATGCTGGTGGCTtttcaatgacattttttttgAAGTCTATAGAATTTTCATACCAAAACCAGTTTTTTATAGAAGTAAGAAACTGTAAGTTTGCACAGATGGAAAAATCCATTCTAAGTccacaaaattacatttttcatttagctAAGAAACAAATGAAGCCTATTTTACTGTGCACTTTGGTTAATAAAAACATACCCATAGCAGCCTTTCTAAAttgcagcatttttgttttactttgaacAATGAGGTAGCTacttatatatatgtaaataacTTCTTAATAACCTAACACATAATGCAAAGACATTTCTTGTTTATATACAACTTTCTCACCTCTCTTTCTTCATGTGGCGTCTGTCCATCCAGCCGGCAGTACTCATAGCCACGCCACATGCAATAGTCTTCCAAAATATCCAGCAGGCGAGTCATCTGGCTAAAAAGTAGAACTCTGGAACCTGACAGAGCAATACAGAAGGTTTTATTATTGGTTTATGTTTTCACGTTAATCTTATCACAGAGCCTACCATATGGCATGAGTAAGAATTTATGTGAAATATTCTATACTATGTCTAACTTACTCAAATAAGTCTTTTTTCTGGAAAGTTACTTTTCTGGTATTGATTTGACTTCTCCTCAAGACAGGTTATTTgataatacagaagaaaaacacagctgaatAAACAAGAATACTAAAAGCCATGGTAAGATAATTAACTGACAACTGATGTGCACAAACTAATCCTCTCATCAGCAATTTTCTTAAAGACAGCAGAAGGGAGactctgctcttcctttccttctgcttctccataTTATTAGACTTCCTCATCATTTCTGTAAGACTTCCTTCACTCCCTGTGTTAAGATCTACAGAAAAATGATTTTCAATAAGAAACTCACTGACAGTAACAAATGCATTCCCTGGAGGACCGGTAAGAATGAGtctatgtaatttttaaaaggtagttTTACTTACAACAAGCATTCAGATCACTGCTGTTCATAAATGGTACTCACCTTGCTCTCTGAGTTTTGCTAGCAGTTTATCCAGAACCAACATTTTACCACTGTTAGTGATGAGATGCGTGTCAGTGGTGTAAGGAGGGCCCGGCTCAGCACCATCAAACAGGTAAGGATGGTTACAGCATTTCCGCAGCTGCATCAGAATATTCAGCAGACGCATCTTATCCATTTTCCCAGCTGAATTCAGGATATCAATATCTTTCATCAGGATCCTTGTATACCTGAAGTTTTACAGGCAATTTTGAACAACTCTCAGTTTGTATTTggtatttaaaacatgaataaaacCCTGCAATAACTCAATTACTTATTTCTGGATGTGGGAGTTCACTCTGTTTATATAATAACGAGCTATATTATTATGAAACTTGGTGAAAAAAATGTGACCAATAATAAGGATTTATAATGTATACACATGAAAGACAATTTGTCTGTGAATGACAATGGTCTGTCATTTACTATGTTATCTTATGCTTCCATTTTAGGACTATGAAGTAGATTAAAGATATCATTTGACTGAAACTGCTAAACCGACCTGGCTCCTTTTCTCACATCTCTTCTGGGTTTGTGGCTCCTCAAgattctattttaatttcaagtcAGACTTTTACTTTACTGGTGCATACATACTTGGAACAATGGAGGAAACTTAGTAGGTACATgtgctttcaaattaaattaaggaaagaaaagaagttcctgctttcttcctcccaaCCCCTTTCATTACCCTTCCTGAGCGCTTCGTAACTCGtgcatctttaaaaagaagccCCAAAGACACCTATAAATAGGCTTCTCCATCTGACTGTCTTAACATGcaactaaaaggagaaaaaaaaaaaaaaaaaagtcagtgtcAAAAGCTGTAGTgttctttcacagaaaacaatCTTACTTTGTAAGATGTAAATAACTCACCATTCCCTCTGCATTTTGCTGAGCCCAAGATAAATTTTTACTTCCTTCTTCGGAGGCAAACTCTTTTCTACTTCAGCTTTTATGCGACGTAACAAAAATGGCTTCAAAACCTACATAAATTAAGAGGTTTTCCACTGATAAATTTACAAAAGTGATTGCCTCAAATACAAAATCAACAGACTCAGTTATCTGATATTTATTCAGAACTAATCAGCAACTGTCTGTCATGGTGACTCCTTCAGAAAAATTCTGCTGAAGTCTGCAAAATAAAGCTGTCCACAAATAGGCTTAGCTCACACGTAAGTAATGCTACATAATGAGTGCCATATTCATCCTAAGAAAGGGCCAAACCCATGAGCTTATAAAATCTATTTATTACCTTTTAACATgagctgcttcattttcatcAGCAGCACAtacaaaattcacatttcaaagTAAGCCATGTATGTTGTATTTCCATCTGATTTGGTTTTGCTACTGTATGAGGAAAAATGCCTTATCTCACGCACAGTAAAACGAAGGTAAAGGCATGCCTTTTTTCAGGCTAGTATGACATGTGTATCAGCATACTGTTCTCAGTAATAAATGGTTTCAAAAAGATgtcaaaattcttcattttcacattttaagtACAGATTTTGTCTGCTTCAAACAAATGTTACAAAACACGTTTTGTAACATACGCAATGTCACAAAAAGCATCTATAATAGTGAATTCCAATATTTAATTCATGAAATTCTGCCAGGCATTTCTGTAACTAAATACCTTCACATTCGTCTTCTTAACTTGGAGATGAAGGGAGAAATAATctgttgagggtttttttacactgtGTATGCTAATGACGACATGTGATTACAGCTTTAATTACTTACAGCATGAAGTCTTTCTACAAGTTTCTGATCACCAAGACAATTTTTAGTGTCGAACCATGAGTCAAAATCCTGTAGTGAGAAACAGCACAATTGGTATGAACAGTTTATCATCTGTAGTTTCAACAGACACATATTGACTTTCTCTCACTCCAGCTGAGAGTGGTGTCAATCTCAAGACAAATGACTTctacaactgaaagaaaaattagacTGCAATTCTGTGCCAGCTCGCTCCCCATCAGGCTGTAACTTTCAAGTCAGCTGAGTAACTCCACAGACAAAATACTACTACCCTGCTTAATTTACAATGGTTTTCCATACTTATCACTGCAGTGTCTTCTCACTAGTTCTTCTCACTAGTACTTATGTAATGATGTGgcaagaaggtaaaaaaaaggaaaccagaatccttaaaaaaaaggagatggacagagcaaaaccaacagaagCAAGCAGTACAAGGAAACATTAACGGTAAAAGCGAAGAAAGATTACTTGaattctaaatgaaaaaaaggctTATACGTATTTGGACACTTCATATTCTTCATTCTGCATTGCCTTCCCAAATTCTGCTCCACTTTAAATAGTTCAAGAATTATGCAAAGTATTACATTTGCTATTACTCGTGTGAGACCTTATCGGCACTAACAGAATGCACTGTTTTAACTACGTAGAGCAAAAAAGCAGTCTACAGTTAGGTAAGCCACAGAGCTTCTACTGAATCCAGGTCTTCCACATCACATCTCTTacaaggcttttttcttttctgcagataGCAGCCTGGGAATCAAAATAACAAGAACGGAACTGTATTTCCAAACCTCAACTTACATCTGCAGAATTGAAGACATCAGGTAAAAGAAAATTGAGTAATGCCCACAGTTCGTGGAGGTTATTCTGTAAAGGAGTTCCTGTAAGCAGCAATCGATTTGTTGTCTTGAACTCACGTACGATCTCTGACAGCTAGAAATACAACAAATagttatcatcatcatcatgtACCTTTTAAGCATAACTAATTTTCATCAGTTTCTGAAACTTGAAACGTCAGCTAAATTTAAAGACAGTGAGCTACCTAGAAAATTTATATTTACCACCAATAGCTTACCACTTACATTTGAAGAAACCCCACACCTAACAAAACCTGCTCAGATCAGATGGAAACTTTTGTGTCAAACTATCTTCAACATATCAAATAACTCTGAACTTACCTTCGACTTCTCATTCTTTATTCTGTGGGCTTCATCAATTACCAGGTACCTCCAGTTAAATTTTTTGAAGACTGATTTCTCTTTAATTACCATTTCATATGATGTAACACAAACATCCCATTCACCAGGCATCATAACATCACGGATAAAAGCAGCCTAAAGCAGAACAACTGaattaataaacatttataaatatgaaCAACTTATATGAAATTCAGTGAATCCGATTTCTACCAACATTACTAGTTCACTTAGCTAGCACACAGAGGATGACTCTGAAACACCTTTTCAGTAACTGAAAGTTACTGTAACAAAAGCCTTCAATCCTTTGTACTTTAAGGCAAAGACAGAGCGTCAGCTGGGGTTacaaaacacttattttctcCTATTCAAAATTTAGTATTTACtcttcagcatatttttttctgtaacttaaaTACAGTACACACTACCAACAGGGAAAAACCCACTAAACTCACTAGTCCAAAGATATGATCCACAAAAAGTTTCAAAACAATTCATGTAGCCCACTCCCATCTCTGCTCTTTATAAAAGATCTCCCTCCTCTGTCCCATCTCTATTTTGTAAGGGATACATACCTAAGCATATAAATCCTTTTACATGAAAGAATATCACCTTACGGAAAAGCCACACATGCAGGTCTCCTAGAACTTACTTAGCAGGGTACATGGATCACTCCAGCAAGTAGGACTGACAGAACTGTTCAGGTCTGCAGCCTTGAAGAGCTACCCAATAAAGCTGCACAATACTATGCACTGATTTACAAAATTAATAAACACTGTCACAATGtgaataaagaagagaaaaaaaaataggtgcaaaaatcaaagaggaagacaacagaaaaagaggtCAAACAGCTTCCTTTGATCCCAGCCTATTATTTTCCctactgtcatggtttaagcccagctggtacctcaaaaccacacagccgctcgctcattCCCCcccattttttcctcagttgCAAGCataacattttgtattttcaatgCTAATAAAGATCACtaagaaatactgtaattaaGTAGCTCAGGCAGAATTCTGCATAGCCAAATACTATTTTTTGACGAATATCTTTGAAATGTAGAGCACTTACTCTGGCATCTTTATCTCCAATAAGGCAAACAGCACGTAACGATGGAACCCAGCGTTTGAATTCATTCATCCAATTGTGCAAAGTTGATTTTGGAACGAGGACCATGTGTGGCCCAGGAATGTTTCGGTAATGCTTCAGATAGCCTAATAATGCTATTGTTTGCAGAGTCTTACCAAGACCCTGCATTGAtaaagaagagggggaaaaaagcatgcTGAAACACCACACAGAGATAGTTTCAAACAATTTTCCTATTATCTAATTCTGCCACCTAAGCTGTTGAAAGCAAACTACACAGCAAATTCTTGCAATACAATTTCTTTCACTGCACTACAATTCCAGTTGTGAAAAATCTGTTGTAGAATGATGCATACTACTGGGTGTAGTTTGAATACTATAGGCATTTTAATGTTGACTTTTGCTCAACAATTACTACAAAAATTCCAAAAGATTACTGCTTACCATTTCATCTGCCAGAATGCCATTAACACCATTTTCGTACAatgagatcatccagttcaaaCCTCTAACCTGATAATCTCTTAGTGTTCCTCCTTTCACATCTGTAAATGCAAGATTCCTCTAAGTAGAGAAATACTAAGTAgcaatttttaattacaatCTGCTCAGATTTTAATTACACGAAAGCAATCAGAAAGCTGTCAATACAACACTTACATGAAGGAGACTCCTCAAATCGAATACACACATTAGATGTTTTTCGACTCTCTGACAACagctcttcatcttcttcttgTTCCGTGCGCCTGTGACGGTAACTAAAGGAGGAATCCAAGATTCATGTTTataggaaataatttcaaaacattgACTATAAaaatcaagagagaaaaattgtaACAGAAACAATCACTGATCTACAATGTGTGTTCTAGTACCCTGACCAAAATCAAATCCTGTAACTAAGTTATTCCTTATGGCTCATTCCAGCTTTAATAAGACTCATATGAAGCCCTCTTCTCCAGAGCCATAACTATACTCTGACAACAAGTACCATGAGTTCTCCAAGGTACTTTTTAATGagcaacacagaaatacaagaCACATATCTGCGGTGGGCTTAGAATCAATACTTGGTAACTGTTATCATTCAGAAGAATCAcacattcaattaaaaaaatttaatactacaaaatagaaaataccattttgtaAAAGTTCCAACACAACAGATGCTGAGGATCCAATATCCACACTACATGCACACTGTCATGTTTTAACTTGGTCTAACTCCTCTCTAGTCCCACTGATATGTCTGCTAGCAGCTGGAACACATCGGGTGTATTACTGGAGTACATCTTGTAGTTCAGCATCATGCAAAAGAAATTCAATTTATGTACTCCAAAATCACTCCACATTATGGACCAAAGCATCATAAGTACTAAGAATCAgggaatttattttaaaagtgggTTTCTGATGCAATGTAATACTGATGTTAATGGATCAGCATGCATACACcaagcagcttttaaagaaattatgagACACCATTAATAGGAAAAGTTCTGGACTGACTTAAGCACAATCTCTATTAACTAAATAGATGTGCTAAAATGCGTAATTTGTTTGAAAGTGTAAgaagttataaataaaacatactcCCCAGCAGAAATCAAACtctgtttttcatctttcttcatcCGTGGCCGTCCCAGCTTGACTTTCAATGGAGATGTTGGTGATTTTTGTGCTGCAGGCTGAATAAAATGTGCAAAAAGTTCTGTCTGCTTCAGGAGGAATTCGAACCTTTTTGCTCGATCTGCTTTCTAGTTTCCAAAGTAgggagagaattaaaaaaagaaaaataaataacttttcttcataaaaatgtatttttattaagaaacagatttcagaCACTCATGAGAATAACTTATATGAGGAAAGATTGACAAGACCACCTCCCTACTGTTAACCAACTCAGAGGGCTAAAAGCATCATGAAATATGGTGtctctgcctatggcagggggttggaactaaatgatctttaaggtctcttccaatccaaaccattctatgattctataaatagcTGTTGAGCTGCTTCAGCTTGCAGCTAAGCATAAATTGCTTTAGAGCACCCAACTGTGTTCAAACAATCCTTCATGAATACCACAGCAATCTGGAAGACATGGCAAGACTTGATAACCTCACCCCAGCAACTCACCCCCACTGAAAACTCAAAGATTAGTAACACGACTCAAAAACAGTTTATTTGTATAGATTGCTTAAGTGTGCATGGCACACCAGCAACTGTGAAAggatattttaaagcagtgcctacaaaagataaagaaaaaactaaGGTTCTGACTTACACTGAGGAATGAAACCCTAACCTTGCTCAAGTCAGTGGCAAAACTTCCATCAGCTCAAGGCTATCAGGATTTGACAAACACAACAATGTGGTAGTTCTGCCTTTAGAGGTATGACTACAGCAACAGATGTACCAGCTCAATACTGCTTGCATGGAAGTCTGCGAATTTTGCTGTCAGATCTCAAATTTCAATCACTTCAGTTATGCCATATCAATGAGGCATATGCACTTCACTatataaacacagcaaaacacatgTTCTCCTCTCTATACAAAGGACAACATGttacataattttaaagaaaaatatgctaaCACAAATTCTGTCTGACAGAATGCAACTGTCAGTATCTCTATGTCATTTTCATGTGATTTGTATCTTGCTATAAACTGCAAAAGTGAACTTGTAGTTTTGTACCATAACTCTTCTAGAGAATATACAAACAACAGGAAGCTTTTCTGCAGGCAACTTACACGCAAGTGAAAGCGCTCTAACAGCAGTAACAAACCGAACGGCAACAAAAATGAACATGACGTGCAATGCATGATCTTGCCACACGAGGGCAATGCATTACTTGTAATAGCGCACCGCTTACCAGCCAACAAACACCTTTAGAAAGATCTCGTGGAaaaaaattggggttttttttccccttgcgTTTACTATCGGACCATTTGTGTAAACAATGTGAAAACCAAATAAACTGTAACTATAAAGTAAAACTTCtagggggaagaaaaatctaaaagGAGGAGTAAGGGCATGGATGTTTATGCTCGCGCAGGATAAGAAAAATATCCATTCGGAGAGTTTatattaaactaaaaatataCAATAGTTTTTGCAAGCTAACCATAATTGTAAGGTTCTATATTGAATGCTATAATAGACTTCATTGCCTGCAAGATCACTGGCTGACTGTAAGCACCACAGCTTGATAAATAGTAAAGGTCAAGCTCACAACTGATGAAAGGTAAATTTTTGAGACTTATTCCCTTTGCCTCTTAGAACAACTGAACTAAAATTCTAATTTAGGAAACCAACTTCAGCTACTTACTCAACTCATTCTCAAGGAACAGATTTACCCGTGTGACTTATCTTTGGCTAAAAATGAAGTATTCATACCAGTAGCTATCAATTTTTCCATGTCCAGCAGTGATGCTCTTCCCTAGCTTCTATGGCATCCAATCCTTTCAGACTCTACTGTAACTAACAGACATCCATTTAACATtaaagtttttaagaaaaatgcagcaagatACAGATACCAGCTTCAATCAAGAACTTACCTGAATGACACTGAATGTGTCATTCAAGAACAAGTCTTGTAATGTCCTCCCGCTTTCAGCCTCTTCATAATACATAAGTTACCCTGTTCTAGCTCTTCTCAAGCACTAAAAGCCCCCTTCATTTGTGTTATGGAAAGAtcctcttctgcatttttatggCACATATCTTAAGGGGCATATCAACATTTCAATCCTTTATGTTTTTATACAATGAGAAA
Above is a genomic segment from Strigops habroptila isolate Jane chromosome 9, bStrHab1.2.pri, whole genome shotgun sequence containing:
- the SMARCA1 gene encoding probable global transcription activator SNF2L1 isoform X1, whose product is MDTGAGAARADGELPSTSAAAASAQEPGAEEKNDPPFQLKLPPKAARPDKEVDPEYEEKMKADRAKRFEFLLKQTELFAHFIQPAAQKSPTSPLKVKLGRPRMKKDEKQSLISAGDYRHRRTEQEEDEELLSESRKTSNVCIRFEESPSYVKGGTLRDYQVRGLNWMISLYENGVNGILADEMGLGKTLQTIALLGYLKHYRNIPGPHMVLVPKSTLHNWMNEFKRWVPSLRAVCLIGDKDARAAFIRDVMMPGEWDVCVTSYEMVIKEKSVFKKFNWRYLVIDEAHRIKNEKSKLSEIVREFKTTNRLLLTGTPLQNNLHELWALLNFLLPDVFNSADDFDSWFDTKNCLGDQKLVERLHAVLKPFLLRRIKAEVEKSLPPKKEVKIYLGLSKMQREWYTRILMKDIDILNSAGKMDKMRLLNILMQLRKCCNHPYLFDGAEPGPPYTTDTHLITNSGKMLVLDKLLAKLREQGSRVLLFSQMTRLLDILEDYCMWRGYEYCRLDGQTPHEEREEAIDTFNAPNSSKFIFMLSTRAGGLGINLATADVVILYDSDWNPQVDLQAMDRAHRIGQKKPVRVFRLITDNTVEERIVERAEIKLRLDSIVIQQGRLIDQQSNKLAKDEMLQMIRHGATHVFASKDSELTEEDITTILERGEKKTAEMNERLQKMGESSLRNFTMDTEMSLYNFEGEDYREKQKLSMMEWIEPPKRERKANYAVDAYFREALRVSEPKVPKAPRPPKQPNIQDFQFFPPRLFELLEKEILYYRKTIGYKVPRNPDLPNAAQVQKEEQKKIDESMPLNTEETEEKEKLLTQGFTNWNKRDFNQFIKANEKYGRDDIDNIAREVEGKSPEEVIEYSAVFWERCNELQDIERIMAQIERGEARIQRRISIKKALDAKIARYKAPFHQLRIQYGTNKGKNYTEEEDRFLICMLHKMGFDKENVYEELRQCVRNAPQFRFDWFIKSRTAMEFQRRCNTLISLIEKENMEIEEKERAEKKKRGAKVTASQKRKADLATENSGKKDAKKVKS
- the SMARCA1 gene encoding probable global transcription activator SNF2L1 isoform X2, which gives rise to MLSTLWCCAICILREKTQQVLLFEVSVQTGISLQVGPQKNDPPFQLKLPPKAARPDKEVDPEYEEKMKADRAKRFEFLLKQTELFAHFIQPAAQKSPTSPLKVKLGRPRMKKDEKQSLISAGDYRHRRTEQEEDEELLSESRKTSNVCIRFEESPSYVKGGTLRDYQVRGLNWMISLYENGVNGILADEMGLGKTLQTIALLGYLKHYRNIPGPHMVLVPKSTLHNWMNEFKRWVPSLRAVCLIGDKDARAAFIRDVMMPGEWDVCVTSYEMVIKEKSVFKKFNWRYLVIDEAHRIKNEKSKLSEIVREFKTTNRLLLTGTPLQNNLHELWALLNFLLPDVFNSADDFDSWFDTKNCLGDQKLVERLHAVLKPFLLRRIKAEVEKSLPPKKEVKIYLGLSKMQREWYTRILMKDIDILNSAGKMDKMRLLNILMQLRKCCNHPYLFDGAEPGPPYTTDTHLITNSGKMLVLDKLLAKLREQGSRVLLFSQMTRLLDILEDYCMWRGYEYCRLDGQTPHEEREEAIDTFNAPNSSKFIFMLSTRAGGLGINLATADVVILYDSDWNPQVDLQAMDRAHRIGQKKPVRVFRLITDNTVEERIVERAEIKLRLDSIVIQQGRLIDQQSNKLAKDEMLQMIRHGATHVFASKDSELTEEDITTILERGEKKTAEMNERLQKMGESSLRNFTMDTEMSLYNFEGEDYREKQKLSMMEWIEPPKRERKANYAVDAYFREALRVSEPKVPKAPRPPKQPNIQDFQFFPPRLFELLEKEILYYRKTIGYKVPRNPDLPNAAQVQKEEQKKIDESMPLNTEETEEKEKLLTQGFTNWNKRDFNQFIKANEKYGRDDIDNIAREVEGKSPEEVIEYSAVFWERCNELQDIERIMAQIERGEARIQRRISIKKALDAKVIIALFCFAADLFQIPSEKE